tctctctctctctctctctctctctctagtatATTTCTACTAACAAAAAACATCACTGATTATTGGTTTAACTTTAAcactttgtttattattattattattattattattattattattataaaatgatgtGGCACGTCTTCCGTTCAAGTCCCaagtgtatgagctgttactatagaaacaataacgtatttgTTATTGTAACGTACGTAGTAAGCATGTATAGTGAACAGGAAGcgaatgtgttcatttctgctgCTGGATATCATATAGACTCATTAATATACAAATTAAGAATGATTCAGATGCCATTTTTAAAAGGAATTACTGTAGATAGCCCATCATAATTCGGTTCTAATATTCGTGTGTTTTGAGTATTGTTTTCGTGCTTTCTATCCAGGATTGTGGCctttggggttttcttcagATATGAGCTCCACCTGATGCACCTTCACCCTATAAGCTCTCATTAAGTACTCGTTATAACTAACTCAGGTTGTTGTCGCTTGTCGGTGTGCTCGCTTCAGGCTCAGCTGGTGGATCTGAAGTCGGAGCTGACAGACGTGCAGGCGGAGAAGACCGTGGTGGAGAAGGAGGTCCATGAGCAGCTGCTCCAGCTTCACGCTCTGCAGCTGCAGCTCCACGCCAGAGCAGGCCAGACCGTCGACTCCAGCTCCATTAAAGACAGGATGGTGTGCACTTTCCTACATCCTAGAACCTTCTTTAGCCTAGCTCTGGCACGTTACATCATAGTCGCGTACAGACTTATTGGCTAGTTAGTAGAATCTGTTTTTAGGTCAGGTCATTTTATCTCTGCTTGGTTTAAATTAGAGACGACTCCTGTCCTTCATGGcattatttgtgtttatattaatgtaggGCGAATATTACAACTGAAAGGATCTCCTGAACCTTATGACAGAGTTTTAGgggaatatttattattattattattattattattattattattataaaatgatgtGGCACGTCTTCCGTTCAAGTCCCaagtgtatgagctgttactatagaaacaataacgtatttgTTATTGTAACGTACGTAGTAAGCATGTATAGTGAACAGGAAgcgattattataattattattattatatataattattataattattattattaccgaTTTACACACTGTAACCTTGACCAGGATATAGCGGttcctgaagatgaattaatgaactTTCTGGaagggggatgcaaacttttagattttttttttttttttcctctctctcttttaatatTATAACGTGCACTGTATGaccatttttgtgttgcttATGATAATGCGACACACCAAGGCCTCGTTTTAAACCTGGTATGAACATGCGTCTTTAGCGAACGTATTGCATCCGGTTAGCTGTATAAATAGAAATGGTGGTTTAAACCCTATTAGCGAACAGGAGAATAACAATGGAGAACATGTACATGAACAAGAGCACCGTACCCTCACGTTCATGAATATGAGCTTGCTATAGACCATTTAAAGACATGTTTAGTCCTgctttgtcagtgtgtgttctaCCGATACACTGGAACTGCAATAGCCGATCTATCAGTCGTCCGTTGGAGTTATCCTCTTTGTGTGTTTGCTGCTAATCCACACTGTGGTTCGAGCCTGTTGTTTAACTGCTCTGTGTGTCTTCTGTCTCACTGAGCTGAGCGTATGAATAAAAGCCTTACTACATGTGATTACTACAGTTCTGCCTTTACCTCCCTGATCCTGAAATCACTGCCTTTCTAACCTTTGACcctctgtgtttctctccttGGCCCTAAGCCTGTTGCCTCCGTGGAGGAGATGGTAAGTGCTCTGTGTGCAtcttgagttttatttatttatttttttcttcccctcccCCTGCCTATGTCCTCTCTGTgtcctgtctgtgtttgtggacTTGTCTAAGCGATGTACTCTACATGGTGGTGAACAGTCATGTTTTGATCATGTTTGATATGTTTGTGTTGGGCTAATCCTGCAGTTACCGGATTGTAGTATTTCTTTATCGCATTTTGAGCCGTTTAAAGACGTGTATGGGCAAACCTTGTGAAAAATGAAACGCTCTGGAAACACTGTAAACTAACATAAACAACAACTGAGAGATGGGATGCAGTCCAACATGAAACGGAGTCTGTAGCTATGTTGCGAACTTAACTCGTGCGAAAAATTGGATCTGTTGGCGTAAAACATTTGCGAACACGAAACATTTGCGTGTTTCCCACATGTCCCAAGtgaaattaatttatatatatatatatatatatatatatatatatatatatatatatatatatatatatatatatatatatatagagagagagagagagagagagagagagagagagagagagagagagagagagagagaacgtatTAGGAGCACCtgcaaatattattattattattattactgatcaATCAATCCAcatgttctgaccaatcagatttgagaactgTTAGAGATCTCAGATTATGTCTTTCAGACCtccgtcagccctttcagcctCATATTTCACTTAACTCTTACTTTCTCGCTCACATCACAGAACTGTGATTTACCACAAAGCGTTCAGGCGCctggagagtctaaatgaacacacactgacacagtgctgttcacagagacatccggtttattcatgcaaaacaggagtatttatatatacatagataagCAGTAGTGCGTAGGCGGGTTTCTACTTGTGCAGGTGCTTgacagatttagacaaaacacacagcacactacgAAAATAAGTCTTctcaagagacagaaaatacatgtgtcggctataataaaggatggcagttgatcagcttattcaaagaggtaattaaatgaatacattcatcataggtatttgaaagcacagagacacagaaacTATAACCCAGTATTCCCCGGATCTAAGGTGTCttaatagcagttcataatataagagtacatgatataagagaatttccttcaAGAACCGagagtgctgtggtataaatataacATCCTTAATGCTAGTAAACTGCTATATACACTGCATTACTGGTTTATTAGATACACCTTTAGTAGTCTTAGTGTAACACTAATATGAGCTTGAACGTCTTACAAAAGCAAGTCAATGTGTTGCGTACAAATTTGGAAATTGCCCATACGCCACTTTAAATGGTTCAGAAAGGCTTGAAATGGTGCTACAATCCTGCACTTCTGCTTATTAGGTCATAATTTGTAATGACCATAGTAATGAAAGCCATTGCTTTTGACTAAAGTGTTGTTAGCGTGTTTCTGTTGTGTCAGTGTGTCGTGGGCTTAGTCTAGTTACTGTGGTAGCTGTGTGTGTACGAGttcgtgcatgtgtgtgtttgtgtttctgacaACCctggtgaaaaaaacaaaacaacttctaacattgtctgtgtgtgtgtgtgtgtgtgtttgtgatgtgtTTCACACTAAAGGTCGTATACATAAAGAGCCAAGTGTTGTTTTAACTTCCTGCTCTTCTTAGatacattctgtgtgtgtgtgcggttaaCAGGAGAAGGAACTGGAGGCCAGTAAGAAGGAGAAGGTGAAGGAGGTGAAGCTGGAAGCCGAGGTGAGGATGCTGAAAAAAGAGAACGAGGCCCTCCGCAGGCACATCGCGGTACTGCAGGCTGAGGTGTACGGCGCCAGACTGGCAGCCAAATACTTGGATaaggagctggctgggaggtaGGAGAACCACAAACACTGTGCTGTGAGGTTGTGATGTTCTTAGATTAGCATGATGACATTTCAAAAATCAAGATCTGTGTCTCTCAAGCCAAATATATTGCAGTGTTTATTGCGAAGGTTGAATTGTACGCCATATTTTTAATAAAGGAGCGTTAAAACTAGGCAGAGTTCCTAAAGGTCATAAAACGGTCCCATTGTTACATATATTTTCACAGATACAAGTTATTTTTGATTTATCAGACCAGTTCACTAACCAACAAGTTCATTCATACAGTGAAAGTTATTTCTACAGCTGTTTCACCTCTTACTAATTTACgagacaaaagaaaacattaaagagcGACAGAAATTAgaattgagtaaaaaaaaaaaaaattactagaGGAATCCGGGCATTTGTTCAGCACTACACAACACTTGTAATGCACGAAACTGTAAATTGTGTCGAAATATGATCCGACACCTACATGCAGTAAacagtgtaaaaataaaacgcGAAAGTGGGCCGTTTCTGCAGACTTGACCTGACGCAGTGTGGGGAGAAAACTCCGGTGTCctgagttgtctgttttaatttAGGGTCCAGCAGATTCAGCTGTTAGGTCGGGACATGAAGGGGCCGGCTCACGATAAACTGTGGAACCAGTTGGAAGCGGAAATTCATCTGCACCGCCACAAAACGGTCATCCGAGCCTGCAGAGGGCGCAACGACCCAAAGAAGCCCTTGCCATCACCCGTAGGACATGTAAGAACTAACTTACAGGCACTGCAGTAATACACACTATACTATAACTGAGCATGTAGTACACATGTAGTCttgaaattaaagaaaaaaaaaagttcgcATGCTCAGCTGAACGCCCGGAGGAAAGTGTTAAacgccctcttctgcatacacgaGTTCACGGCTGCACAAGATTCTTTATAGCAGGGGTGCGCAAACTTTTTGCAGCCAGTCAGCCCTTTAGCAGTGAAGGGATTCCATGGACCCCATAGTACAACTTTTGTCTTATGAACAATTCATGTACATTATTctcattattcaaatgtgtatGTTAATATCCTGGCTAATTTATTTGACCCATTGAGCTTTGGATTAAAGGCATGTCATataagactaaaaaaaaaaccaaaaacacatcaGACCACTGGTTATACTTCACGGAGCCCATTTTATACACggtgtccaaaaagtcaggAACCGATAAGAGTTCAATTACATGTACAGTAGGGGAAGTAAGTATCGGACGCGCCAACgttttattcagtaaatatatttccagtgaggttattcacatgaaattttcaccagacgtcagtattaactcgagaaatccataaatataaagaattcacaacgttaaagtctataaatgaagttatgtgctTCCACTTACTGATAATGGCCCCAGtcgtgcttactggaagattcagaagtttaggaatacgtctgtatccgattccatcaatatgtttcacaacaataaggttgcgacgGTCTTAGGAGAGCTCTTTTACCCATTTTTATCTTTTAgagcttttacccatcatgagatgtgcAACAAAAAgactttttatagaccatcgatgtactaacccagctgatattaatttgcacagatagcgggtgtaattacttacggatttcagccgGTCCATTGCCTctgagaactgctttttcttagcgtgttcaatacttttctcccgtgtcattccactttattacacataacttcatttaagGACTTTTATCttgtgatttctttatatttccggatttcttgagttaacactgacgtctggtgaaaatttcatgtgaataacctcactggaaatatatttactgagaaATATGTCGACGCGTCCGATACTTACTTCCGCCACTATGTGATTTTGTATTTACTGTTAATTTTTTCCTTACAGGTGAAAAAGGGCATTAACATTGAATGAAAGGGTAGAGATGATGCTTCTTGGTACTCTgattggttcctgacttttcagacaccctgTAGAATACCATGCAATACCGACTGTGATCTCTTCCTTCATCAGGACCCAGATTCTCTGAAGAAGACTCAAGGAGTCGGTCCTATCCGCAAAGTGCTTCTGTCCAAAGAGGACCACGAGGGGCTCGGGATCTCGATCACAGTGAGTCCTAGCTCAGATTTTCCCCCTAAGCTCTGTGTCTGAGATTCACGTTAGACCACAGATCAGAAAGGACCGCTGCTGTGTGTAGGATTTGCATGTGACATTTGTGCGCTTGTGGTGTCGCAGGGAGGTAAAGAGCACGGCGTTCCCATCCTGATCTCGGAGATTCACCCGGCCCAGCCTGCAGAGCGATGCGGCGGGCTGCACGTAGGAGACGCCATATTAGCCGTCAACAACATAAACCTGAGAGACGCCAAGCACAAGGAGGCCGTGACCATCCTCTCCCAGCAGGTTACTGCCTCCATCAGTCGCTAAGAACGCGTGAGATTCCATGATACGCAGCTCAGCGACCGATTATTTTATTCCGTTATCCTGCAGAGAGGCGAGATCGAGTTTGAGGTGGTGTACGTGGCGCCGGAGGTGGACTCTGATGATGAGAACGTGGAGTATGAGGACGAGAGCGGGCATCGCTATCGTCTCTACCTGGACGAGCTGGAGGAGGGAACGGGCAGTAGCCATGGCAACGGCCCTGCTGAATCTTCAGCATCACTGCAAGGCAAGAACAAaagcagcattattattattattattattattattattatttaatatacagtatgattaGATTAAGTGATATACAGATTAACAGTGCTTTAGATAGCCCCCAGTACATGGATGAGAAGTTTATGATTTTAAAGGTCATAAAGCTTATTGCATAGCTTTCAAATTTCCCTCTCGAGCTTCTCTTCTCTCATATTTGTGCAGTCGTGGAGAAGCACCTGATGGCGGACGGAGCCGAGAACGGAGACACGGGCATCTCCAGCGAGAGTCCTTCTGAGGAGACGCCCTCCAAGTCGGCCAAGTCTCCTCAGAGCTCGTCCTGAAGAGCCGGGGGAGACGAGAGGGGCACGCCCCGAcagggagaggagagggagagaaataaagaCTCCAGCGCTGTATGAtagctgtaacataacaagaCGTGTGTTTTGTACCATATGGGGACATGACACAGTTTCAGAGTCCACTGGAGATCACATGGAGACACTGAGAAGGAACACAGAGAGGAAGTTGTACTCGAGCATGATGTCTTCTGAATTAACATCGACAGCTGTGGTCAGGAAAATGGCGTGGAGTGAGATGTGTATTTGCAGAGAAATTGCTGTAGTTTTAACAGGGTGGAAgagatgggatgggatgggtctttttgtttgtttgtttgtttgtttgtttgtttgtgcatttgtttttgtttttttactttttgcatCCTTTGTGTGCAGTTACTCATCCCCAGCAGGTGAATTAGACCTGATCTCTGATGCTGTACTGGTGTATTAATCTAAGATATCTTCTTTCTGTTAATTAATTGGATATTTAACAAAGTGTTGAGGTTAGCATACAGCATCTAATCATTATCAAACTTAAAGGTAAATCCACCTCAAATCAccagatttataaaaaataaataaataaataaataatgataaaaaaaaagttcccgACCGACCATCTCAGATTTCCTTCATACCTTCTGGAAATAATGCCAATATTCGCAATAAAATAGTGTGCAAAACTTCAGGCTTGTGTCTGCATTGTTTCTGGGATGTAGAGGCTTTAAAAGGGGGCGTGgccctgtaaaaaaaaaaaaacccacaaaaaacaaaaaaacagtgctATGGGAAAAGTTCGATTGAAGTTTTGTCTAGCAGATTGTTGTCTAGTATAAGATGTCTTTAACTTTAAAAATTGGTCCAAAGTTGCATATTTGTCAATTTATTACctgataaaaatataataaataaacttaatttaatgaataataataataataataatttgtattttttaaatttatatatatccAAACTAAAGCACATTTGTTCTTTCAAATTTTCATGTGTTACTCATGCTATAGTTCTTTCTTAACTAGGTGCATGTCTGAAAGAACTCAAACTTTACGATGTACGTGGtattaaatgtgatttttaaaaatatatatatatttgtatattgtattgtatacaAATATACTTGAAAGACCGTATTTTACTTAGCAAATGCACAAAATGTGAAGTTTGTAGCTTGAACCAATCTATAAAAATGAAAGTATTAGTAATTTAACTACATGCCATAAACTGGCATATATGCAACTGTGCAGCTTCTATTTTTGAAATTAAATGCGTCTTATACTAGACAATAATCCCTGTAAATTTCATGCATCTAGCATGGATAGTTCAAGAGTAACGTTTGCAGTAGTTTTTACAGGGCCACGCCCTCTTTTTAAAGCCCCTTTATCTCACAAACTAATGCGGATGGTCAGTCGGGAGGCTTCCAGTGATTTCACATGGATTGACCCATAAATGATTTTTCtgtttcattcatatatatatatacacagtactgtgcaaatgtttttggcacatgcaaagaaatgtttatacatttaaaaaaaaataaaaaataccgtAAATTGCAGTAAACATTTTGTACATGAAACGAAGACAATacttggtgtgacaaaaaataaaaataggaaatgagctgtaagttttatcgagcgtcttgcagaaccagacacggatCTCCTGGAgcctttgactgtcgcactcgcttcttatttctgcagcgaaacccagcagccttcactgTGTGTTCTGTCTGAGAAGTGTCTCGTACCGCTTTctacgctgctttctttactcaCATACAAACCACTTTCTGTAACATTCAATTTTGTGCTAGagaactaatgtttgggaatctaaaatgttttttttgtaccgACTCGAtcatgtagaagtcataaaataaaagtctttcataacaaagtttgtacttaaaaaaagaaacccgggtgcctaaaacttttgcacagtactgtgtgtcgTTTGTAGAGTGGTGTTTCCTCTTGTTATGGGAAAAGGTTGGTGAAATGTTCTTATTCAGCCTAGATCTGGGCGATATTATCCAGGCTAGGAAGGATTTGTCCTGCTAAGTGAGTATACCTTTTTAGTTCATTTCCAAGAACAAGAATAGACCTGATTTTGCAGTAAGACCCGCCTCCTTTATTTTCATTCCCTCCCATGCTTAACCAATTACATCCATTTCTGCACCCAGGCTTGCTCTGATTGGATGCTAAAAGCCAGATTAAGAAAGAGTTATACATGAGCAATGTAGCTACAATGAAGCTGTTGACAAGATCGAATGTGAGTGACAtctggggtaaaaaaaaaaacacaacaaccctCACATAGTCAAATTTTGTCAAATCGATCAAATTGTCACGTTGACCGCGTGAGGAAATCAGACTTCGCTTGCTAGGTTTTGGATATCTTTAAacagactgactgtttttaccaATGCATTTGTTAAACATGAGCTTTGCAGGAAGATAACCAAGCCTAGgttagaaagtaaataaaaacatttacacgtaatttaaaaaaaaaatcgtttcTTGAAGTATAAGCAtcaagcaggaaaaaaaacaaaacaattttgtccGCCAGAACCAGATTTTTCGTCTGTTTTCCAGAATTTAGCTACAGCGACATCCAAAGGGGTTTCCCAGGCCGCCAACACGCGTCTATATTTCAGGAGATAACTTTAATAAAAGTGCTAAATCACATCGTGTAAGGCTGGCGTTGTATTTCACAGCGTACATACACATCTACAGCTACTGCTCGAGTATAATTGCTCACTTAATAACCGGGCTGCTTACGTTAAACACATCTGGCACATCTGGATTTAAAACTCTATCCACCAGAGGGCAGGTCAGAGTCCAAACATCCCTGCTGCAAAAAAATGATATCTTAGAAAGTGTAAATTAATCGTATGTATCGAATATTTCTCATGATATAAGCATTGTGTTTTTATAAGCTTAAAAATGACAAGTTTCACTGTCATTTAATTagatgtctcttttttttttgcagtatggACAGCAGGTTTCCATGACAACGAGTAAAACGTTAGCTCGTTTTCACTCCAGAACTTTTTCGCCAGAACTCAACAGATCCGCACGTCTCTCGCCGCAGAGAAGAACGGACAcatatgtggaaaaaaacaaacaaaaacaaaccccccATGTCTGTTGGCTTGTTTTCAGGACTTTCCAAAATTGTTTTAGCTGTCGTAGCTGTAacctgtgtctcaaatcacgtACTCCGACCTGAactaaaaaaatgttcaattgTAGAAAATATTTAGGTTTAGGTGCAAGAGGGTTAGTTAAAAATGCATGTGATGTAAATGATCTGAACTTTAGCGcgcgatttgagacgcagcccggGTTTGTTTAGTCTGCTGCCGCTGTCATGTTGCGATATACCGGCGGGATCGCTGCGTCATGCAGACTCAACAAGCAGAAGAGGTTGTGTGGAACTCGAATATAAATAGCAGCCATTTTGTGTACACAACGCCTAACCGGGAAGTcacatcactgtgtgtgtgtgagacgttcAGCGTCTGAAATATTTCTGCAGTATCTGAGAATGTGGTCTAATAAATTCTGGACTATTTCTGTATGAAATATAGATATTCATGTAAAAAGCTCTAAGGAGGCATATTATACATGGAAAAGCTGGAGAATGGTGTAGGGACAGATCGATTTATCCAGCTTAGTCCTTTTATGAACAATGTAAACGCATCATGGCGGTGGAAACGTGACCGAATCATTTACCTTTCTCAGATGTATTGGAAAATGACTTGAAAGAGACTTTATGTTCTGACCGAGTTCACTGTTGGTGCTTCTCAATATTGAACCATTGCTCAGCAGTCCGGTTCAGTTCAGTTAGCGATCGACGCTAAATGTCATTTTAACCATAtaaattcaattttttttaatcatttgccAACAcgtctgaggtaaatgttgacatTCTCGACGACCTTGTCTCGTTTCCTCCGTCATTCGGCATTTACATCGTCCTTAAAAAAAGCTTTGACGTAATGTACCAGCTAGCTAAATCGATCTCCGCGACCGCTAGCTGGCTTATACGCCGGGGCGGTGTTTCtcggttgcctagcaacagtgaaCTTCTTGAAAAGCGATTTAAAGCACAAAATTGATTTCTATTTGTTAGAGGAATATTATTATAGGAATATTAAAGCTAACGAGTGGAATCAGCCTGGTTTGTTAGAAATGTATCtagttttgttcattttttatttttactgtaagAAAGGCCCGACAGGAAGTGAGAGATACGACTTACTCGGGTATAGGGGAAAGAAAATTGTGATGTAAAGGTACCGGTAAGGCGACCTGAGAATGTGCAATATGTACGTGTGTGATGAAGTGAATAGGGTGCCGTTCGTTCTTTCAtacatcatttaataaataagagtcatgctgttatagaaatataAATCAACGATGGAACTATggcaaaagttgattattttcttaacagcatgtcctgaagtgttgtATTCCTCTTAGACCAGAGCGATCTGTCTACGCTAACGATTTCTATTTATTAACGAATGAAATGCCATACATTTAATGTATTAGGACATGTTTCTTTCCCTATAAAACTACTTGATTGCTGTGATCACTTACACTGTAGTAGCTCtaaaacagtcattccctcaccaagCTTTCTTCTGTTCTCTCTTGAAGCTAATGACAAGAAAGAAATGTCACACATCTGAGAAAGCGCAACAGGCAGAATGCTTTATCTTCTGACTCTGATGAGCTGTGGTGATGTCTTTCGTGTGTGAAAGCAGTCAAATATCAGCAAATCTAACTTAGTACTCGGATGACTACTCCGTTATTGGCTAAATAGAAAAACCGGTATTTTACCTGCGCTCTCC
The sequence above is drawn from the Ictalurus punctatus breed USDA103 chromosome 25, Coco_2.0, whole genome shotgun sequence genome and encodes:
- the gopc gene encoding Golgi-associated PDZ and coiled-coil motif-containing protein isoform X1 — encoded protein: MSSSAATGASPAASPGSRLSAPAAGMSVFRWLEVLEKEFDKAFVDVDLLLGEIDPDQADITYEGRQKMTSLSSCFAQLCHKAQTVFQLNHKLEAQLVDLKSELTDVQAEKTVVEKEVHEQLLQLHALQLQLHARAGQTVDSSSIKDRMPVASVEEMEKELEASKKEKVKEVKLEAEVRMLKKENEALRRHIAVLQAEVYGARLAAKYLDKELAGRVQQIQLLGRDMKGPAHDKLWNQLEAEIHLHRHKTVIRACRGRNDPKKPLPSPVGHDPDSLKKTQGVGPIRKVLLSKEDHEGLGISITGGKEHGVPILISEIHPAQPAERCGGLHVGDAILAVNNINLRDAKHKEAVTILSQQRGEIEFEVVYVAPEVDSDDENVEYEDESGHRYRLYLDELEEGTGSSHGNGPAESSASLQVVEKHLMADGAENGDTGISSESPSEETPSKSAKSPQSSS
- the gopc gene encoding Golgi-associated PDZ and coiled-coil motif-containing protein isoform X2 → MSSSAATGASPAASPGSRLSAPAAGMSVFRWLEVLEKEFDKAFVDVDLLLGEIDPDQADITYEGRQKMTSLSSCFAQLCHKAQTVFQLNHKLEAQLVDLKSELTDVQAEKTVVEKEVHEQLLQLHALQLQLHARAGQTVDSSSIKDRMEKELEASKKEKVKEVKLEAEVRMLKKENEALRRHIAVLQAEVYGARLAAKYLDKELAGRVQQIQLLGRDMKGPAHDKLWNQLEAEIHLHRHKTVIRACRGRNDPKKPLPSPVGHDPDSLKKTQGVGPIRKVLLSKEDHEGLGISITGGKEHGVPILISEIHPAQPAERCGGLHVGDAILAVNNINLRDAKHKEAVTILSQQRGEIEFEVVYVAPEVDSDDENVEYEDESGHRYRLYLDELEEGTGSSHGNGPAESSASLQVVEKHLMADGAENGDTGISSESPSEETPSKSAKSPQSSS
- the gopc gene encoding Golgi-associated PDZ and coiled-coil motif-containing protein isoform X3, with protein sequence MSSSAATGASPAASPGSRLSAPAAGMSVFRWLEVLEKEFDKAFVDVDLLLGEIDPDQADITYEGRQKMTSLSSCFAQLCHKAQTVFQLNHKLEEKELEASKKEKVKEVKLEAEVRMLKKENEALRRHIAVLQAEVYGARLAAKYLDKELAGRVQQIQLLGRDMKGPAHDKLWNQLEAEIHLHRHKTVIRACRGRNDPKKPLPSPVGHDPDSLKKTQGVGPIRKVLLSKEDHEGLGISITGGKEHGVPILISEIHPAQPAERCGGLHVGDAILAVNNINLRDAKHKEAVTILSQQRGEIEFEVVYVAPEVDSDDENVEYEDESGHRYRLYLDELEEGTGSSHGNGPAESSASLQVVEKHLMADGAENGDTGISSESPSEETPSKSAKSPQSSS